The Limanda limanda chromosome 13, fLimLim1.1, whole genome shotgun sequence genome has a window encoding:
- the ssx2ipa gene encoding synovial sarcoma, X breakpoint 2 interacting protein a → MGEWWTSGPTETSMGNYEISSISHVTMSPSRQNNLVSMYPSLALSKSSYNVISAFCTEDNTPQCISYINQELSSLGLSSTCIEASSLGGAVLSTVPALNAMYELLQIHRRDMGTLEELEREQLKKSSTLEHVQMNNSRLKDQLEMSIREKSGLHETERQLQLKIKTLQSCLKTDKDEVQKLQSIIASRASQYNHDAKRKEREAAKLKERLGQLLVDRKDKKLAIDVLNCLGRSDGKRSHWKTAKVTTSHEGEMYKSLLSDYEASQKSLMLENAELKKVLQQMKKEMIHILSPRKSRGATAEDSHEQADSDGEEKMGDCSRETLDQSCEHAKEQLTNSIRQQWRKLRNHMEKLDSQATQVQNQLESNTEVIPRETHEYEMEKMRCEVQQCKEFIHAQQQLLQQQLNSSFDDETAALLNDCYTLEEKERLKEEWRLFEEQKRNFERERKNFTDAAIRLGREKKVFEEDRASWLKNQFLNMTPFIDRRRCSSSDGQSALSIRSEPEMRMSSTKAELTRSSTYATFSTPKPTHSAAVPSTTELYRTLRLIPDGSSSRHSNGGRRQECSTIEDGDTRAKSKRRVRCGDLSIFSLGEDENNLT, encoded by the exons ATGGGAGAGTGGTGGACAAGTGGGCCAACGGAGACATCTATGG GAAACTATGAGATCTCAAGCATATCACATGTGACAATGTCACCCTCCAGACAGAACAACCTCGTGTCAATGTACCCCTCTCTGGCCCTGTCCAAAAGCTCCTACAATGTGATTAGTGCCTTTTGCACTGAGGATAATACCCCTCAATGTATTTCATACATCAACCAG GAGCTCTCCTCACTGGGCCTCTCTTCCACATGTATCGAGGCCAGCTCACTGGGGGGAGCCGTCCTGAGCACTGTGCCAGCTTTGAACGCCATGTatgagctgctgcagattcACAGACGAGATATGGGCACTttagaggagctggagagagaacaGCTGAAGAAATCCAGTACCTTGGAGCACGTGCAGATGAACAATTCCAGATTGAAG GATCAACTGGAGATGTCCATAAGGGAGAAGTCGGGTCTACATGAGACAGAGAGGCAGCTCCAACTCAAAATCAAGACTTTGCAGAGCTGCTTGAAAACTGACAAAGATGAG GTTCAGAAACTCCAAAGTATCATTGCCAGCCGGGCGTCTCAGTACAATCATGATGccaagaggaaagagagagaagctgctaaGCTAAAGGAACGGCTCGGTCAGCTACTGGTGGACAGAAAGGATAAAAAACTAG CTATTGATGTACTGAATTGCTTGGGACGGTCGGATGGAAAAAGGAGCCACTGGAAAACTGCAAAAGTGACGACCAG CCATGAGGGTGAGATGTACAAGTCCTTGCTTAGCGACTATGAGGCGAGTCAGAAGTCCTTGATGCTAGAGAATGCTGAGCTGAAGAAAGTACTCCAGCAGATGAAGAAGGAGATGATACACATCCTGAGTCCACGCAAGTCGCGAGGAGCCACTGCTGAGGACAGCCATGAGCAG GCTGATTCAGATGGGGAGGAGAAGATGGGAGACTGCAGCAGGGAAACTCTGGACCAATCCTGTGAGCATGCGAAGGAGCAGCTCACCAACAGCATTCGCCAACAGTGGCGGAAACTTAGGAACCACATGGAGAAGCTGGACAGCCAAG CAACTCAAGTTCAAAACCAACTGGAGTCCAATACAGAGGTGATACCAAGGGAGACACACGAATATGAGATGGAGAAAATGAGATGTGAAGTCCAGCAATGCAAAGAGTTCATTCATGCACAGCAACAACTCCTCCAG CAACAACTGAACTCATCATTTGACGACGAGACCGCAGCTCTCCTCAATGACTGCTACacgctggaggagaaggagcgtCTCAAAGAGGAGTGGAGGCTCTTTGAGGAACAGAAGAGAAACtttgagagggagaggaagaactTCACAGACGCTGCTATTCGATTGGGGCGAGAG AAAAAGGTCTTCGAGGAGGACCGTGCCTCTTGGCTCAAGAATCAATTTTTGAACATGACTCCCTTTATCGACCGTAGGAGATGTTCCTCGTCTGATGGTCAAAGTGCCTTATCAATCA GAAGTGAGCCAGAGATGAGGATGTCTTCCACAAAAGCTGAACTGACCAGATCCTCAACCTATGCTACATTCTCCACTCCTAAACCTACACACAGTGCTGCTGTGCCGTCCACAACCGAGCTTTACCGGACTCTCCGTCTCATACCAGACGGCAG TAGCTCCAGACATTCGAATGGAGGCCGCCGGCAGGAGTGCAGCACCATCGAAGACGGAGATACTCGTGCAAAGTCAAAACGCAGAGTTCGCTGTGGAGACCTGAGTATCTTCTCTCTGGGTGAAGATGAGAACAACCTCACTTAA
- the gng5 gene encoding guanine nucleotide-binding protein G(I)/G(S)/G(O) subunit gamma-5, which yields MSSSSNLVAMKKVVQQLRFEASINRVKVSQAAADLQQFCLQNALQDPLLTGVSSSTNPFRPQKVCSFL from the exons ATGTCGAGTTCCTCAAACCTCGTCGCCATGAAGAAAGTGGTGCAGCAGCTCCGCTTCGAGGCGAGCATCAACAGAGTGAAG GTCTCCCAGGCAGCTGCAGACCTTCAACAGTTTTGCCTTCAGAACGCCTTGCAGGACCCTCTGCTCACAGGCGTGTCCTCCAGCACTAACCCGTTCAGGCCGCAGAAGGTCTGCTCCTTCTTGTGA
- the fuz gene encoding protein fuzzy homolog produces the protein MMLQDGSTHLLCLTASSGVPLFTRGAPRQLPFPVIGSLNGVHMFGGGQGVELTSCETEGGGKVVWRVFRDSVMLIAVSGGGSSSKEEEARLQRLLEDVWSCMVLVLGQDELANMRNVERLKRDLRSCFSLIDRLLEERQQGILGNLTHCADSLLPPNPALLQQAVDGFAQAADSEFGCLLVHGRIAAATEKWWRLAPQEVVLLSTVIRSLSASGSASCDYPVFLPHGSPTVAHRLLRFQLLPGVDVCVLCGPTPSLHRAESELVGRFWSPLVEALRDCLAVGERCMPTSVPLRPDVMALLLINRETRRSVSCVRTHHLPSDPPLPSEARCWELLKLLYIFSSTRYFSQEEASCVSPEERSHRGNTEDFVLGFSHQPLQCYSVTEECKSYGLQTAQHQLFLLTPPSVPTFALRSVATQTLSDIVAATGF, from the coding sequence ATGATGCTCCAGGACGGATCCACGCACCTCCTCTGCCTCACCGCCAGCAGCGGGGTCCCCCTGTTCACCCGGGGGGCCCCCAGGCAGCTGCCCTTCCCCGTCATCGGCTCCCTGAACGGCGTCCACATGTTCGGCGGCGGCCAGGGGGTCGAGCTGACCTCCTGCGAGACCGAGGGCGGGGGGAAGGTGGTGTGGAGGGTGTTCCGGGACAGCGTGATGCTCATCGCCGTCAGCggaggcggcagcagcagcaaggaggaggaggctcgtcTGCAGCGCCTCCTGGAGGACGTGTGGAGCTGcatggtgctggtgctgggcCAGGACGAGCTGGCCAACATGAGGAACGTGGAGAGGCTGAAGCGGGACCTGCGCTCCTGCTTCAGCCTCATCGACcggctgctggaggagagacaGCAGGGCATCCTGGGGAACCTGACTCACTGCGCCGACTCGCTCCTGCCTCCCAACCCGGCTCTCCTCCAGCAGGCAGTGGACGGCTTCGCCCAGGCCGCGGACAGCGAGTTCGGATGCCTCCTGGTCCACGGGCGGATCGCTGCGGCCACGGAGAAGTGGTGGCGTCTGGCTCCGCAGGAGGTGGTGCTGCTCTCCACTGTGATCCGGTCCCTCTCGGCCTCGGGATCCGCTTCCTGCGATTACCCGGTGTTCCTTCCCCACGGCAGCCCCACAGTGGCTCACCGCCTGCTCCGCTTCCAGCTGCTTCCAGGGGTAGACGTGTGCGTGCTGTGTGGTCCCACTCCTTCCCTGCACCGAGCCGAGAGCGAGCTGGTGGGTCGTTTCTGGTCCCCGCTGGTGGAGGCCCTGAGAGACTGCCTGGCCGTAGGAGAGCGCTGCATGCCGACATCTGTGCCCCTGCGCCCTGATGTGATGGCCCTTCTCCTCATCAACCGCGAGACACGCCGGTCGGTCTCCTGTGTGCGGACTCATCACCTGCCCAGTGACCCTCCTTTACCCTCGGAGGCCCGCTGCTGggagctgctgaagctgctctACATCTTCAGCAGCACACGCTACTTCAGCCAGGAGGAGGCATCGTGCGTCTCCCCGGAGGAGAGGTCTCACAGAGGCAACACTGAAGACTTTGTCCTGGGGTTCTCACACCAGCCGCTACAATGCTACTCGGTCACAGAAGAATGTAAAAGCTACGGACTTCAGACAGCACAGCACCAGCTCTTTCTGCTCACCCCCCCGTCGGTCCCCACCTTCGCACTGCGTTCTGTGGCCACGCAGACTCTCTCTGACATAGTTGCAGCCACTGGGTTTTAA